A genomic segment from Desulfurella amilsii encodes:
- a CDS encoding sigma-54 interaction domain-containing protein has protein sequence MMDTHFSETLKDIIMDNLYIGIYFTDEKGKTLYVNKTFEEMSLIKAKELVGKTLEELVKQKYFTAAATLLVIKTKKPAAVTYITKTNKKLLARGKPFFDQNGNFKYVVSTVYDLSEVHYMGDIDYDSQYNNKNNQIIAFSSQMVSIVDFTLRVANVDSTVLITGESGVGKEVVARLIHDASPRRIYPFVKVNCAAIPENLMETELFGYEGGAFTGSNPKGKKGFFEAAQKGTLFLDEIGELSLNVQAKLLQVLQDKQFTRVGSTQLINVDVRIITATNRNLKDMISKKLFREDLYYRLNVIPIFIPPLRERRDDIEPLINYIVARVNTKYNFNKQLEPELISLFKSLSWRGNIRELENVIEKLIITTPKNLIAKSDYLIENIQQPNINPKLILKNYEKELLLSLLPVCKNTRELAKKYGVSQSTIVRKLKHYGILIQ, from the coding sequence ATGATGGATACACACTTTAGCGAAACATTAAAAGATATAATTATGGATAATTTGTACATAGGGATATACTTCACAGATGAAAAAGGCAAAACGTTATATGTAAACAAAACATTCGAAGAAATGTCTTTGATAAAGGCAAAAGAACTTGTAGGTAAAACACTGGAAGAATTGGTAAAGCAAAAATACTTTACTGCAGCAGCAACCCTGCTTGTAATAAAAACAAAAAAACCTGCAGCAGTTACCTACATAACCAAAACTAACAAAAAGCTTTTAGCACGAGGCAAACCTTTTTTTGACCAAAATGGCAATTTTAAATACGTTGTAAGCACAGTATATGATCTAAGTGAAGTTCACTACATGGGCGATATTGACTATGACAGTCAGTATAATAACAAAAATAATCAAATTATTGCTTTTAGTTCTCAGATGGTTAGTATAGTGGACTTTACTTTAAGGGTTGCAAATGTAGATTCTACTGTTTTAATTACAGGGGAATCTGGTGTTGGAAAAGAGGTTGTTGCAAGACTCATTCATGACGCAAGTCCTCGCAGAATTTATCCTTTTGTAAAAGTAAATTGCGCAGCTATACCTGAAAATTTAATGGAAACAGAACTATTTGGTTATGAGGGCGGTGCCTTTACAGGTTCTAATCCAAAAGGCAAAAAAGGTTTTTTTGAAGCGGCACAAAAAGGCACATTATTTTTAGACGAAATTGGAGAACTATCTTTAAATGTACAAGCAAAACTACTGCAAGTTTTGCAGGACAAGCAATTTACTCGTGTTGGTTCTACACAGCTCATTAATGTAGATGTGAGAATCATTACTGCCACAAACAGAAACTTAAAAGACATGATATCAAAAAAGCTGTTTAGAGAAGATTTATACTACCGACTTAATGTCATACCCATTTTTATACCACCGCTTAGAGAAAGGAGGGATGATATTGAACCACTTATCAATTACATAGTCGCTAGAGTTAACACCAAATACAACTTTAACAAACAATTAGAGCCCGAATTGATTAGTTTATTTAAATCACTTTCATGGAGAGGCAATATAAGAGAGCTAGAAAATGTTATTGAAAAACTGATAATTACAACACCCAAAAACCTCATTGCCAAATCAGACTATTTGATAGAAAATATTCAGCAGCCAAATATAAACCCAAAGCTTATACTAAAAAACTACGAAAAAGAACTTTTGCTTAGCCTTTTGCCAGTATGTAAAAATACTCGAGAGCTTGCCAAAAAGTACGGTGTATCGCAGTCTACTATTGTTAGAAAACTAAAGCATTATGGAATTTTGATTCAATAA
- a CDS encoding thiolase domain-containing protein produces the protein MSVCILGTSHTKFGKLNDSIYDLIIASGKEAILDAKIDPKDIGGVWIANYGSLGFNNQGHLGPVGVEIDESLRFKPCVKVESACASGSAAILQAINAIESGRVRFALVVGAEKMTSLDTKGITKILATGSFWPDEGEKGITFPGLFAEYAKGYKAHYNFSDDQLRTMFAKVSSKNHKNALLNPLAQLPLDIEPQDILNMPDNKNPIIADPLRLYDCSLITDGAACVVLSKLEDAKAVKDKLVEIASIEAACDYLSMSKRANYEFTAGKIAVQKAYEKAKISVNDLDFAEVHDCFTIAEILAYEALGIKKDGEGCKALEEGIVYRDGKLPVNLSGGLKAKGHPVGATGVSMAVIAARQLLGNALGFQLKNPQIGLTFNIGGSAASNYAVVFKRLS, from the coding sequence ATGAGTGTTTGCATTTTGGGGACATCCCATACAAAGTTTGGTAAATTAAATGATAGCATTTACGATCTTATCATTGCCAGCGGGAAAGAAGCGATTTTAGACGCTAAAATAGATCCAAAAGACATTGGGGGTGTTTGGATTGCAAACTATGGAAGCCTTGGCTTTAATAACCAGGGTCACTTAGGTCCAGTTGGTGTAGAGATCGATGAGTCTTTGAGGTTTAAGCCTTGCGTTAAGGTAGAAAGTGCCTGTGCAAGCGGCTCGGCTGCAATACTACAGGCAATAAACGCTATTGAATCTGGTAGAGTAAGGTTTGCTCTGGTTGTTGGGGCAGAAAAGATGACATCACTGGATACAAAAGGCATCACAAAAATATTGGCAACAGGTTCTTTTTGGCCAGATGAAGGCGAAAAAGGCATTACATTCCCGGGATTGTTTGCAGAGTATGCAAAAGGCTATAAAGCACATTATAACTTTAGCGATGACCAATTAAGAACAATGTTTGCAAAAGTTTCATCAAAAAACCACAAAAATGCCCTTTTAAACCCTTTAGCTCAGCTACCTTTAGATATTGAGCCGCAAGATATACTGAATATGCCAGACAACAAAAACCCCATCATAGCAGACCCATTAAGGCTGTATGATTGCTCACTAATTACAGACGGTGCTGCTTGTGTCGTATTATCAAAACTTGAAGATGCAAAAGCAGTAAAAGACAAACTTGTTGAAATAGCTTCCATAGAAGCTGCTTGCGATTATTTATCTATGTCTAAAAGGGCAAATTATGAGTTTACAGCAGGCAAAATTGCCGTTCAAAAAGCTTACGAAAAAGCAAAAATTAGCGTCAATGATTTAGATTTTGCAGAAGTTCACGACTGTTTTACAATTGCAGAGATTTTAGCATATGAAGCTCTTGGTATAAAAAAGGACGGGGAAGGCTGCAAAGCTTTAGAAGAAGGCATTGTATACAGAGACGGAAAACTGCCTGTAAACCTATCAGGCGGTCTTAAAGCCAAAGGCCACCCAGTAGGTGCAACGGGTGTTTCTATGGCTGTTATTGCTGCAAGGCAGCTTTTAGGAAACGCGCTTGGCTTTCAGCTGAAAAATCCACAGATTGGCCTAACATTCAATATTGGAGGCTCAGCGGCAAGTAACTATGCAGTTGTATTCAAAAGGTTATCTTAA
- a CDS encoding SDR family NAD(P)-dependent oxidoreductase → MYQSDLKGKIALVSGGYRGIGETACSAFAKAGINVAIAARNYNLCKQKTDSLKSDYGIETLALQMDVSDTESVKNGVNKVKETLGRIDILVNAAGISGVQKPAVELIESEFDEVFNVDFKGTFFVCKETAKLMIAQNAGKIINIASILGKIATPYMTGYCASKAAVIHFSKVLALELIKHNIQVNVICPGYFLTDINKAFFETQKGKQYINERIPIKRLGNVEELESTFLYLAAAPAFLTGTEIIIDGAQTII, encoded by the coding sequence ATGTATCAAAGTGATTTAAAAGGCAAAATCGCTTTAGTAAGTGGTGGATATAGGGGCATTGGAGAGACTGCTTGCTCAGCTTTTGCAAAAGCTGGCATTAATGTTGCAATAGCAGCAAGAAATTACAATTTATGTAAACAAAAAACTGATAGCTTAAAATCAGACTATGGCATTGAAACGCTGGCTTTGCAAATGGATGTAAGCGATACAGAAAGCGTAAAAAATGGCGTAAACAAAGTAAAAGAAACACTTGGGCGCATAGATATCCTCGTTAATGCTGCTGGTATTTCTGGTGTGCAAAAGCCTGCAGTTGAACTTATTGAATCTGAGTTTGACGAAGTTTTTAATGTTGATTTCAAAGGCACGTTTTTTGTCTGCAAAGAAACAGCAAAGTTAATGATAGCTCAAAATGCAGGAAAGATTATAAATATAGCTTCTATTTTAGGCAAAATTGCAACACCATACATGACAGGGTACTGCGCAAGCAAAGCGGCTGTTATTCATTTTAGTAAAGTCTTGGCTTTAGAGCTTATAAAACACAACATACAGGTAAATGTAATATGCCCCGGGTATTTTTTAACAGATATCAACAAAGCATTTTTTGAAACTCAAAAAGGAAAACAATACATAAATGAGCGCATACCCATAAAGCGTTTGGGAAATGTCGAAGAGCTTGAGAGTACATTTCTTTACTTAGCAGCAGCCCCTGCTTTTTTAACAGGCACAGAAATTATAATAGATGGCGCACAAACGATCATATAA
- a CDS encoding 4-hydroxyphenylacetate 3-hydroxylase N-terminal domain-containing protein, with product MLRTKEQYFEKLFSMKPNIYIGGKKVSRDDPRLRPGLNVLGVTFDLAQDEKWKNVATAHSTLIDEEVNRWAHLPQNPYDLMQKQKLIRFAARRVGGCIQRCMGHDAINALAICTKEIDEVKGTNYHERFMNYLKDYQKNDLVGCCAQTDSKGDRLKRPSEQSNPDHYVHIVQERDDGIIVSGFKMSITQAAYADEILVIPTRALKADDRAFAVAFALPADWDNMYLITRPVWLRDKDDKNAPPFCKYGVSDSVIVFDNTFVPKERVFMCGEWEFGRRLALLFADSHRHSYSGCKPAVSDILCGTASLAAQANSIEKVPHVKEKLTEYAGAAELAYAAGIAAAVFGEKTKSGVFFPNPIYANVGRRLTGELIYHEYNLLTEIAGGISVTLPFKEDFFAPETKEYLEKFIVRNPNLTADYSLKLWKFIEDIGASPMTAWYEIAGVHGGGSPIMETIALSIEFDFETRKSLARYLAGIDEAYDESKELNLEPNDIK from the coding sequence ATGCTTAGGACAAAAGAACAATACTTTGAAAAACTATTTTCGATGAAGCCTAATATCTATATAGGTGGGAAAAAAGTCTCAAGGGATGATCCAAGACTAAGGCCTGGGCTTAATGTGCTTGGTGTAACATTCGATTTAGCGCAGGATGAAAAATGGAAAAATGTAGCCACAGCGCACTCAACTCTAATAGATGAAGAGGTAAACAGATGGGCTCATTTACCCCAAAACCCTTATGATTTGATGCAAAAACAAAAACTCATAAGGTTTGCTGCAAGACGTGTAGGTGGGTGTATTCAGCGCTGCATGGGTCATGATGCTATAAACGCTTTGGCTATATGCACAAAAGAAATAGATGAAGTCAAAGGGACAAACTACCACGAAAGATTTATGAACTATTTAAAGGATTATCAAAAAAATGATCTTGTGGGTTGCTGCGCACAAACCGACTCTAAAGGCGATAGGTTAAAAAGACCCAGCGAGCAGTCAAATCCTGACCACTATGTCCATATTGTGCAAGAAAGAGACGATGGAATCATTGTAAGTGGCTTTAAAATGTCCATAACGCAGGCCGCATATGCAGACGAAATACTAGTTATACCAACAAGAGCGCTCAAAGCAGACGATAGGGCTTTTGCTGTGGCATTTGCGCTACCTGCCGATTGGGATAATATGTATTTAATTACAAGGCCTGTATGGCTCAGAGACAAAGATGACAAAAATGCCCCACCTTTTTGCAAATACGGCGTATCAGACTCCGTAATAGTCTTTGACAACACATTCGTGCCAAAAGAAAGGGTATTTATGTGTGGGGAGTGGGAATTTGGTAGAAGGCTTGCGCTTCTTTTTGCGGATTCCCACAGACACAGCTACTCTGGGTGCAAACCCGCAGTATCAGATATACTATGCGGTACAGCATCTTTGGCTGCGCAGGCTAATAGTATAGAAAAAGTTCCGCACGTGAAAGAAAAACTAACAGAGTATGCAGGGGCAGCTGAGCTTGCCTATGCAGCAGGCATAGCAGCTGCCGTATTTGGCGAAAAAACAAAATCCGGTGTATTCTTCCCAAACCCAATTTATGCAAATGTAGGCAGAAGACTAACCGGTGAGCTCATTTATCACGAGTATAACCTTCTAACAGAAATAGCAGGCGGCATAAGCGTTACTTTACCGTTTAAAGAAGATTTCTTTGCTCCAGAAACAAAAGAGTACTTAGAAAAGTTCATCGTAAGAAACCCAAATTTAACAGCCGATTATTCACTGAAGCTGTGGAAGTTTATAGAAGATATTGGCGCATCGCCTATGACTGCATGGTATGAAATAGCAGGAGTCCACGGCGGAGGCTCACCTATTATGGAAACCATAGCGCTAAGCATAGAGTTTGATTTTGAAACCAGAAAAAGCCTAGCGCGCTATCTTGCAGGCATAGATGAAGCATACGATGAGTCAAAAGAACTCAATTTAGAGCCAAACGATATTAAATAG
- a CDS encoding CoA transferase subunit A, whose amino-acid sequence MESIGELLGFHHPDEMREFFRKKSKKMTNKLMDLKEAVALINEGDYLSIGGFGTVRVPTAFIHELLRAKKKNLQAACFTSNVDTDLLAAGKTFTKADVSYIINFEALGAPKVLKKYFESGAIELTEWSNGAMGWRYKAAAMGLSYLPVRSMLGTDTQKYSAAKELTCPFTGIKYLAVPALYPDVAVIHVHAADIYGNSYIKGVLVADADIAKASKKVIITTEKIVPTEFFRDNPQNTTIPFYQVDAVVAAPYGSYPCNMPYEYFMDVDHLREFLKAAEDEKTFEEFLNNNIYSCKDFYEYLDNCGGIRRIEYLKDLENQIIVEGGLR is encoded by the coding sequence ATGGAAAGCATTGGAGAATTATTGGGATTTCACCATCCAGACGAAATGAGAGAGTTTTTTAGAAAAAAGTCAAAAAAGATGACAAATAAGCTAATGGATTTAAAAGAGGCCGTTGCCCTTATAAATGAGGGCGACTATCTTTCAATTGGTGGTTTTGGCACTGTAAGAGTACCAACTGCCTTCATACATGAACTATTGCGGGCAAAAAAGAAGAATCTCCAAGCTGCTTGTTTTACATCAAATGTTGACACAGATTTACTGGCAGCAGGCAAAACATTCACCAAAGCCGATGTGTCATACATTATAAATTTTGAAGCACTTGGGGCACCAAAAGTTTTAAAAAAATACTTTGAAAGCGGTGCTATAGAGCTAACTGAGTGGTCAAATGGTGCAATGGGCTGGCGCTATAAAGCAGCGGCTATGGGCCTATCTTATTTACCTGTAAGATCTATGCTGGGTACAGATACACAAAAGTACTCTGCAGCAAAAGAGCTAACATGCCCATTTACAGGTATAAAATACTTGGCTGTGCCTGCGCTGTATCCTGATGTAGCAGTTATCCATGTCCATGCGGCAGACATTTACGGCAACAGCTACATAAAAGGCGTACTAGTAGCTGATGCAGATATTGCAAAGGCTTCCAAAAAGGTAATTATCACAACTGAAAAAATTGTACCCACTGAGTTTTTTAGAGATAACCCGCAAAATACCACAATCCCATTTTATCAAGTAGATGCAGTGGTTGCTGCGCCGTATGGCAGCTATCCTTGTAATATGCCGTATGAGTATTTTATGGATGTAGATCACTTAAGAGAATTTTTAAAAGCAGCAGAAGACGAAAAAACATTTGAGGAGTTTTTAAACAACAACATATACAGCTGTAAAGATTTTTACGAATATTTGGATAACTGCGGCGGCATAAGGCGAATTGAATACTTAAAAGATTTAGAAAACCAAATAATAGTGGAAGGGGGCTTAAGATGA
- a CDS encoding CoA-transferase subunit beta, producing MNNYNDIELMICVASRIFEDDTSVSVGTGIPCAAVMLAQKLYAPNILITFEAGAVAPILPAMPISVGDSATMHKALQTGSTCDQMEMIQRGLIDYCFLGGAQIDMYGNINSTVIGDYKKPKVRFPGSGGANDFASMAWRIVMVVPHSIRRFTNKIDFITTPGYLTGPGAREKAGLAPNTGPYKIITNLAVMGFDEETKRMTLESIHPGYTIDDVQKNTDLELLIKQPPKKTEPPTQEELRVLREEVDPFKAVIERKAE from the coding sequence ATGAATAACTATAATGATATAGAGTTAATGATATGCGTTGCCTCAAGAATATTTGAAGATGACACAAGTGTATCTGTTGGCACAGGTATACCATGCGCAGCTGTTATGCTTGCACAGAAGCTTTATGCACCAAATATTTTAATCACATTCGAAGCAGGTGCAGTTGCCCCCATACTGCCTGCTATGCCTATATCAGTAGGCGATTCTGCAACAATGCACAAAGCTCTCCAAACAGGCTCTACGTGCGATCAAATGGAAATGATACAGCGTGGCCTTATTGACTACTGCTTTTTAGGCGGTGCCCAAATAGATATGTACGGCAATATCAACTCTACAGTGATTGGAGACTACAAAAAACCGAAGGTAAGATTTCCGGGTTCAGGTGGAGCTAACGATTTTGCTTCTATGGCATGGAGAATTGTGATGGTCGTACCACATTCAATAAGAAGATTTACAAACAAAATAGATTTCATTACTACACCTGGCTATCTAACAGGTCCTGGCGCAAGAGAAAAAGCAGGTTTAGCGCCAAATACAGGGCCCTACAAGATCATTACTAATTTAGCTGTTATGGGCTTTGATGAAGAAACAAAAAGAATGACATTAGAATCCATTCACCCAGGATATACCATTGATGATGTACAAAAAAACACAGACTTGGAATTGCTTATCAAGCAACCCCCCAAAAAAACTGAACCGCCTACGCAAGAAGAGCTTAGAGTGTTGCGCGAAGAAGTGGATCCATTTAAAGCTGTGATAGAAAGAAAGGCAGAATAA
- a CDS encoding sodium:solute symporter family protein, producing the protein MKTFEIIVTLLYAAIILWWAISSKRQAEKSGSKFFASSKTFGALVAGLAAATTGMSGFGFVGGPGLNYKFGSAVMYMGIFFTVSYGLMMWLNGKPMRMMSAITNIETFADLGDVRYGSKSLRFLIAINLIICIFAYLGTQILAGGYILNSIFGISVKAGGIALLIFTLIYTVYGGMVGSIKVDFLQGILKLFSIIGIVIGFYYITGGMGHATMTIASSKLFGPQFVDPIGHPDNVMLPLAMSWVFVLAIGVIGQPHVNTKLYSLKSYKSLKTFGLVGGLGYGIMSLLYILPGTAVLYLVASGQVKPFKVPDETIFHFFNHLPPVLAIILFAGLLAATMSTSSSFLVIGSSIITRDIPKSFNKSLSQKEEVAWGRWALIVLTIGAAIFGLYGGYMVALLGVLGLGTFIAASLPVIIGYQWKKASTEAAIISEIIVLIMSIFVSIIYEQVLKQKLPGGIAGYSYMIMIVFVIMIFVSLFTKKAAENNLPEKMKLYFKHME; encoded by the coding sequence ATGAAGACATTTGAAATAATTGTTACACTGCTGTATGCCGCTATAATTTTATGGTGGGCGATAAGCTCCAAAAGACAAGCAGAAAAAAGTGGCTCTAAATTTTTTGCTTCAAGCAAAACTTTTGGAGCGCTTGTTGCTGGACTTGCTGCGGCAACTACCGGAATGAGCGGCTTTGGTTTTGTTGGTGGACCTGGTTTAAACTATAAATTTGGCTCAGCTGTTATGTATATGGGAATTTTCTTTACTGTAAGCTACGGTCTCATGATGTGGTTAAATGGCAAACCTATGAGAATGATGTCCGCAATCACAAACATTGAAACATTCGCAGATCTAGGAGATGTTAGATACGGTAGCAAAAGTTTAAGATTTTTGATAGCCATAAATTTAATTATCTGCATATTTGCCTACCTTGGAACACAAATTTTAGCGGGCGGATATATATTAAATTCAATTTTTGGAATTTCAGTAAAAGCTGGCGGTATAGCTTTGTTGATTTTTACACTTATATATACTGTTTATGGTGGTATGGTTGGAAGCATAAAGGTTGATTTTTTACAGGGAATCCTAAAGTTATTCAGCATTATAGGCATAGTTATTGGATTTTACTACATTACTGGCGGCATGGGTCATGCTACTATGACGATTGCATCAAGCAAACTATTTGGCCCACAATTCGTAGACCCAATAGGACACCCAGATAATGTAATGCTACCTTTGGCTATGTCGTGGGTTTTTGTTTTAGCAATAGGTGTTATAGGTCAACCACACGTCAACACAAAGTTATACTCTCTTAAAAGTTACAAAAGTTTAAAAACATTTGGCTTAGTAGGTGGATTGGGTTATGGCATAATGAGCCTTTTGTATATTCTGCCCGGAACCGCAGTGCTTTATTTAGTGGCTTCTGGTCAAGTTAAACCATTTAAAGTGCCTGATGAAACTATATTTCACTTTTTTAATCATTTACCACCAGTTTTAGCTATTATACTTTTTGCTGGACTTCTTGCCGCTACAATGTCCACTTCCAGTTCATTTCTAGTAATAGGTTCTTCAATTATCACAAGAGACATACCTAAATCATTCAATAAATCACTATCCCAAAAAGAAGAAGTGGCTTGGGGGAGGTGGGCGCTGATAGTATTAACCATAGGAGCAGCCATTTTTGGACTATACGGCGGGTATATGGTAGCTCTTTTAGGTGTGCTTGGGCTTGGAACATTCATAGCGGCATCACTGCCGGTTATTATTGGCTATCAATGGAAAAAAGCTTCTACTGAAGCTGCAATAATATCTGAAATAATTGTTTTAATAATGAGTATATTTGTATCTATAATTTATGAGCAGGTATTAAAACAAAAACTACCAGGAGGAATTGCTGGCTACTCATATATGATTATGATAGTTTTTGTAATTATGATTTTTGTTTCTTTGTTTACTAAAAAGGCTGCGGAAAACAATTTACCAGAAAAAATGAAACTTTATTTCAAACATATGGAATAA
- a CDS encoding 3-hydroxybutyrate dehydrogenase, whose amino-acid sequence MLKDKICIVTGAASGIGLAIAQSFAKEGSKVIMSDVNQTTLEQEAKTIKADYFVSDLSTQKGCKDLVDYTLQKYSKVDMLINNAGIQHVSPIEDFPEDKWNFIISLMLTAPFLLTKYVWPSMKAQKWGRIININSIHGIRASEFKVAYISAKHGLSGLTKVGALEGAPYGITVNSICPSYVRTPLVDNQIDDQAKTHGIPREKVIEEIMLKKAAVKKLIEPNDIAEVAKFLCTSTADYITGAMMSIDCGWSAS is encoded by the coding sequence ATGCTAAAAGACAAAATTTGTATCGTAACAGGCGCGGCAAGCGGTATTGGGCTTGCCATAGCCCAAAGTTTCGCTAAAGAAGGATCTAAAGTTATAATGTCAGATGTTAATCAAACTACGCTAGAGCAAGAAGCCAAAACAATAAAAGCTGATTATTTTGTGTCTGATTTAAGCACACAAAAAGGTTGCAAAGATTTAGTAGATTATACGCTCCAAAAATACTCTAAGGTTGATATGCTCATAAACAATGCAGGCATACAGCATGTTTCTCCAATCGAAGATTTTCCTGAAGATAAGTGGAATTTTATAATCTCTTTAATGCTTACAGCACCATTTTTACTTACAAAGTATGTTTGGCCTTCTATGAAAGCCCAAAAATGGGGTAGGATTATAAATATAAACTCAATACATGGGATACGCGCCTCGGAATTTAAAGTAGCATACATCTCTGCAAAACACGGTCTTTCTGGTTTAACAAAAGTAGGGGCTTTAGAAGGTGCGCCATATGGTATTACAGTAAATTCAATTTGTCCATCTTATGTTAGAACACCCCTGGTTGATAATCAAATTGATGACCAAGCGAAAACTCACGGCATACCAAGAGAAAAAGTAATAGAAGAAATAATGCTCAAAAAAGCGGCTGTAAAAAAACTCATTGAACCAAACGACATTGCAGAGGTTGCAAAATTTTTATGCACAAGCACAGCAGATTATATCACAGGAGCAATGATGAGCATTGATTGTGGCTGGAGTGCAAGCTAA
- a CDS encoding SDR family NAD(P)-dependent oxidoreductase yields MPFVREIKDWHFKPNEMFSVKDKVVFVTGAASGLGQAIALGFDALGSNIVLADIDQEGLELTASKMSSDTLIVNVDVTTTDSVQKAVKTTLEKHKRIDVSFNIPGINIRKPALELSYEEFDKVIDVNLKGVFRCAKEVGKVMYDQKYGSMINMASIFAELIMPRQVAYASTKGALRQMTRVLAAEWAPYVRVNAIGPCYIQTPLVKQVMENKEWYEKVKPQNIMQRFGLPEEIVGPAVFLASDASSLITGFLLLVDGGWYGFGGWV; encoded by the coding sequence ATGCCATTTGTAAGAGAAATAAAAGATTGGCACTTTAAGCCTAACGAGATGTTTAGTGTTAAAGATAAGGTAGTGTTTGTTACAGGGGCTGCTTCTGGTTTAGGACAAGCGATAGCTTTGGGTTTTGATGCTTTAGGATCTAACATTGTGTTAGCAGATATAGATCAAGAAGGCTTAGAGCTTACAGCAAGTAAAATGAGTTCGGATACCTTGATTGTAAATGTTGATGTTACTACCACTGATAGTGTTCAAAAAGCTGTTAAAACTACACTTGAAAAGCACAAGCGCATCGATGTTTCATTTAACATTCCGGGGATAAACATCAGAAAACCTGCTTTAGAGCTTTCATATGAAGAGTTTGACAAAGTAATAGATGTTAACTTAAAAGGCGTTTTTAGGTGTGCAAAAGAAGTTGGTAAAGTAATGTACGATCAAAAATATGGCAGTATGATTAACATGGCTTCTATATTTGCCGAACTCATCATGCCTAGGCAGGTTGCCTATGCTTCAACAAAAGGTGCATTAAGGCAAATGACAAGAGTTTTAGCAGCTGAATGGGCACCATATGTAAGAGTTAATGCAATAGGTCCTTGTTACATTCAAACTCCTTTAGTAAAGCAGGTTATGGAAAATAAAGAGTGGTATGAAAAAGTAAAACCGCAAAACATCATGCAGCGTTTTGGCTTACCGGAAGAGATTGTAGGGCCTGCTGTGTTTCTTGCTAGTGATGCTAGCAGTCTGATAACAGGTTTTTTGTTGTTAGTAGATGGAGGATGGTATGGATTTGGCGGCTGGGTGTAA
- a CDS encoding N-acyl homoserine lactonase family protein produces MSTKLYAFSSGILKSTKEKFLFNTGIGEPFDIPVPYFLVDVDGTKILIDTGISPGCIKDPQGTWGDVINVYYPVMKEEGQPVVALSKLGIKPQDISYIIQTHLHLDHAGSTKFFPNAKVIVQLNELRYAFFPDPLMDAAYIKNDIKDPNIKWEPIVGFRSMFNGAVFIIPTPGHTPGHQSVLVRLKKHKNVILTGDSIYLKDNFEKNIPSGFALNFADAAYSVQSLGELAKAENAEIWFGHDPEFFKTIKLAPEYYE; encoded by the coding sequence ATGAGCACTAAGTTATACGCATTTAGCAGCGGTATCTTAAAATCTACTAAAGAAAAGTTTTTATTCAACACAGGCATTGGCGAACCATTTGATATTCCTGTGCCTTATTTTTTAGTTGATGTAGATGGAACCAAGATTCTCATTGACACAGGTATATCACCAGGGTGTATAAAAGACCCACAAGGCACTTGGGGTGATGTAATTAATGTTTACTATCCTGTAATGAAAGAAGAAGGACAACCAGTAGTGGCACTTTCTAAGCTTGGCATAAAGCCACAAGATATATCATACATTATCCAAACGCACCTCCATCTAGACCATGCGGGCAGCACAAAATTTTTCCCAAATGCAAAGGTAATAGTTCAACTGAATGAACTAAGGTATGCATTTTTCCCAGACCCGCTAATGGACGCAGCATACATTAAAAATGATATTAAAGACCCAAATATCAAATGGGAGCCTATTGTAGGTTTTAGAAGTATGTTTAACGGTGCAGTATTCATTATTCCTACACCAGGTCATACACCAGGTCACCAGAGTGTACTGGTAAGACTAAAAAAACACAAAAACGTAATTCTAACAGGTGACTCAATTTATCTCAAAGACAACTTTGAAAAAAATATACCATCTGGTTTTGCCCTTAACTTTGCAGATGCTGCCTACTCTGTACAATCACTGGGTGAGTTGGCAAAGGCAGAAAACGCCGAAATTTGGTTTGGGCATGATCCGGAATTTTTCAAAACTATAAAATTAGCACCAGAGTACTATGAATAA